In Lemur catta isolate mLemCat1 chromosome 1, mLemCat1.pri, whole genome shotgun sequence, one DNA window encodes the following:
- the ZBTB20 gene encoding zinc finger and BTB domain-containing protein 20 isoform X1, protein MLERKKPKTAENQKASEENEITQPGGSSAKPGLPCLNFEAVLSPDPALIHSTHSLTNSHAHTGSSDCDISCKGMTERIHSINLHNFSNSVLETLNEQRNRGHFCDVTVRIHGSMLRAHRCVLAAGSPFFQDKLLLGYSDIEIPSVVSVQSVQKLIDFMYSGVLRVSQSEALQILTAASILQIKTVIDECTRIVSQNVGDVFPGIQDSGQDTPRGTPESGTSGQSSDTESGYLQSHPQHSVDRIYSALYACSMQNGSGERSFYSGAVVSHHETALGLPRDHHMEDPSWITRIHERSQQMERYLSTTPETTHCRKQPRPVRIQTLVGNIHIKQEMEDDYDYYGQQRVQILERNESEECTEDTDQAEGTESEPKGESFDSGVSSSIGTEPDSVEQQFGAGAARDGQAEPAQPEQAAEAPAEGAPQPNQLETGASSPERSNEVEMDNTVITVSNSSDKSVLQQPSVNTSIGQPLPSTQLYLRQTETLTSNLRMPLTLTSNTQVIGTAGNTYLPALFTTQPAGSGPKPFLFSLPQPLAGQQTQFVTVSQPGLSTFTAQLPAPQPLASSAGHSTASGQGEKKPYECTLCNKTFTAKQNYVKHMFVHTGEKPHQCSICWRSFSLKDYLIKHMVTHTGVRAYQCSICNKRFTQKSSLNVHMRLHRGEKSYECYICKKKFSHKTLLERHVALHSASNGTPPAGTPPGARAGPQGVVACTEGTTYVCSVCPAKFDQIEQFNDHMRMHVSDG, encoded by the exons GTGACATCAGTTGCAAGGGGATGACCGAGCGCATTCACAGCATCAACCTTCACAACTTCAGCAATTCCGTGCTCGAAACCCTCAACGAGCAGCGCAACCGTGGCCACTTCTGTGACGTGACGGTGCGCATCCACGGGAGCATGCTGCGCGCACACCGCTGCGTGCTGGCAGCCGGCAGCCCCTTCTTCCAGGACAAACTGCTGCTTGGCTACAGCGACATCGAGATCCCGTCAGTGGTGTCGGTGCAGTCAGTGCAAAAGCTCATTGACTTCATGTACAGCGGCGTGCTGCGCGTCTCCCAGTCAGAAGCTCTGCAGATCCTCACGGCCGCCAGCATCCTGCAGATCAAAACAGTCATCGATGAGTGCACCCGCATCGTGTCGCAGAACGTGGGCGACGTGTTCCCGGGGATCCAGGACTCGGGCCAGGACACGCCGCGGGGGACTCCCGAGTCGGGAACGTCAGGCCAGAGCAGCGACACGGAGTCGGGCTACCTGCAGAGCCACCCGCAGCACAGCGTGGACAGGATCTACTCGGCGCTCTACGCGTGCTCCATGCAGAATGGCAGCGGCGAGCGCTCCTTTTACAGCGGCGCGGTGGTCAGCCACCACGAGACTGCGCTCGGCCTGCCTCGCGACCACCACATGGAAGACCCCAGCTGGATCACACGCATCCATGAGCGCTCGCAGCAGATGGAGCGCTACCTGTCCACCACGCCCGAGACCACGCACTGCCGCAAGCAGCCCCGCCCTGTGCGCATCCAGACGCTAGTGGGCAACATCCACATCAAGCAGGAGATGGAGGACGATTACGACTACTATGGGCAGCAAAGGGTGCAGATCCTGGAGCGCAACGAATCCGAGGAGTGCACGGAAGACACTGACCAGGCCGAGGGCACCGAGAGTGAGCCCAAAGGTGAGAGCTTCGACTCGGGCGTCAGCTCCTCCATAGGCACCGAGCCCGACTCGGTGGAGCAGCAGTTTGGGGCCGGGGCGGCCCGGGATGGCCAGGCTGAACCCGCCCAACCCGAGCAGGCTGCGGAAGCCCCTGCCGAGGGTGCCCCACAGCCGAACCAGCTAGAAACAGGTGCCTCCTCTCCGGAGAGAAGCAACGAGGTGGAGATGGACAACACGGTCATCACTGTCAGCAACAGCTCCGACAAGAGCGTCCTGCAGCAGCCTTCGGTCAACACGTCCATAGGGCAGCCATTGCCAAGTACCCAGCTCTACTTACGCCAGACAGAAACCCTCACCAGCAACCTGAGGATGCCTCTGACCTTGACCAGCAACACACAGGTCATTGGCACAGCTGGCAACACCTACCTGCCGGCCCTCTTCACTACCCAGCCCGCGGGCAGCGGTCCCAAGCCTTTCCTCTTCAGCCTGCCACAGCCCTTGGCAGGCCAGCAGACCCAGTTTGTGACAGTGTCCCAGCCCGGCCTGTCGACCTTTACTGCACAGCTGCCAGCGCCACAGCCCCTGGCCTCATCCGCAGGCCACAGCACAGCCAGTGGGCAAGGCGAAAAAAAGCCTTATGAGTGCACTCTCTGCAACAAGACTTTCACCGCCAAACAGAACTACGTCAAGCACATGTTCGTACACACAG GTGAGAAGCCCCACCAATGCAGCATCTGTTGGCGCTCCTTCTCCTTAAAGGATTACCTTATCAAGCACATGGTGACACACACAGGCGTGAGGGCGTACCAGTGTAGCATCTGCAACAAGCGCTTCACCCAGAAGAGCTCCCTCAACGTGCACATGCGCCTCCACCGGGGGGAGAAGTCCTACGAGTGCTACATCTGCAAAAAGAAGTTCTCTCACAAGACCCTCCTGGAGCGACACGTGGCCCTGCACAGTGCCAGCAACGGGACCCCTCCTGCGGGCACACCCCCAGGTGCCCGCGCCGGCCCCCAAGGCGTGGTGGCCTGCACGGAGGGGACCACTTACGTCTGCTCCGTCTGTCCAGCAAAGTTTGACCAAATCGAGCAGTTCAACGACCACATGAGGATGCATGTGTCTGACGGATAA
- the ZBTB20 gene encoding zinc finger and BTB domain-containing protein 20 isoform X2, with amino-acid sequence MTERIHSINLHNFSNSVLETLNEQRNRGHFCDVTVRIHGSMLRAHRCVLAAGSPFFQDKLLLGYSDIEIPSVVSVQSVQKLIDFMYSGVLRVSQSEALQILTAASILQIKTVIDECTRIVSQNVGDVFPGIQDSGQDTPRGTPESGTSGQSSDTESGYLQSHPQHSVDRIYSALYACSMQNGSGERSFYSGAVVSHHETALGLPRDHHMEDPSWITRIHERSQQMERYLSTTPETTHCRKQPRPVRIQTLVGNIHIKQEMEDDYDYYGQQRVQILERNESEECTEDTDQAEGTESEPKGESFDSGVSSSIGTEPDSVEQQFGAGAARDGQAEPAQPEQAAEAPAEGAPQPNQLETGASSPERSNEVEMDNTVITVSNSSDKSVLQQPSVNTSIGQPLPSTQLYLRQTETLTSNLRMPLTLTSNTQVIGTAGNTYLPALFTTQPAGSGPKPFLFSLPQPLAGQQTQFVTVSQPGLSTFTAQLPAPQPLASSAGHSTASGQGEKKPYECTLCNKTFTAKQNYVKHMFVHTGEKPHQCSICWRSFSLKDYLIKHMVTHTGVRAYQCSICNKRFTQKSSLNVHMRLHRGEKSYECYICKKKFSHKTLLERHVALHSASNGTPPAGTPPGARAGPQGVVACTEGTTYVCSVCPAKFDQIEQFNDHMRMHVSDG; translated from the exons ATGACCGAGCGCATTCACAGCATCAACCTTCACAACTTCAGCAATTCCGTGCTCGAAACCCTCAACGAGCAGCGCAACCGTGGCCACTTCTGTGACGTGACGGTGCGCATCCACGGGAGCATGCTGCGCGCACACCGCTGCGTGCTGGCAGCCGGCAGCCCCTTCTTCCAGGACAAACTGCTGCTTGGCTACAGCGACATCGAGATCCCGTCAGTGGTGTCGGTGCAGTCAGTGCAAAAGCTCATTGACTTCATGTACAGCGGCGTGCTGCGCGTCTCCCAGTCAGAAGCTCTGCAGATCCTCACGGCCGCCAGCATCCTGCAGATCAAAACAGTCATCGATGAGTGCACCCGCATCGTGTCGCAGAACGTGGGCGACGTGTTCCCGGGGATCCAGGACTCGGGCCAGGACACGCCGCGGGGGACTCCCGAGTCGGGAACGTCAGGCCAGAGCAGCGACACGGAGTCGGGCTACCTGCAGAGCCACCCGCAGCACAGCGTGGACAGGATCTACTCGGCGCTCTACGCGTGCTCCATGCAGAATGGCAGCGGCGAGCGCTCCTTTTACAGCGGCGCGGTGGTCAGCCACCACGAGACTGCGCTCGGCCTGCCTCGCGACCACCACATGGAAGACCCCAGCTGGATCACACGCATCCATGAGCGCTCGCAGCAGATGGAGCGCTACCTGTCCACCACGCCCGAGACCACGCACTGCCGCAAGCAGCCCCGCCCTGTGCGCATCCAGACGCTAGTGGGCAACATCCACATCAAGCAGGAGATGGAGGACGATTACGACTACTATGGGCAGCAAAGGGTGCAGATCCTGGAGCGCAACGAATCCGAGGAGTGCACGGAAGACACTGACCAGGCCGAGGGCACCGAGAGTGAGCCCAAAGGTGAGAGCTTCGACTCGGGCGTCAGCTCCTCCATAGGCACCGAGCCCGACTCGGTGGAGCAGCAGTTTGGGGCCGGGGCGGCCCGGGATGGCCAGGCTGAACCCGCCCAACCCGAGCAGGCTGCGGAAGCCCCTGCCGAGGGTGCCCCACAGCCGAACCAGCTAGAAACAGGTGCCTCCTCTCCGGAGAGAAGCAACGAGGTGGAGATGGACAACACGGTCATCACTGTCAGCAACAGCTCCGACAAGAGCGTCCTGCAGCAGCCTTCGGTCAACACGTCCATAGGGCAGCCATTGCCAAGTACCCAGCTCTACTTACGCCAGACAGAAACCCTCACCAGCAACCTGAGGATGCCTCTGACCTTGACCAGCAACACACAGGTCATTGGCACAGCTGGCAACACCTACCTGCCGGCCCTCTTCACTACCCAGCCCGCGGGCAGCGGTCCCAAGCCTTTCCTCTTCAGCCTGCCACAGCCCTTGGCAGGCCAGCAGACCCAGTTTGTGACAGTGTCCCAGCCCGGCCTGTCGACCTTTACTGCACAGCTGCCAGCGCCACAGCCCCTGGCCTCATCCGCAGGCCACAGCACAGCCAGTGGGCAAGGCGAAAAAAAGCCTTATGAGTGCACTCTCTGCAACAAGACTTTCACCGCCAAACAGAACTACGTCAAGCACATGTTCGTACACACAG GTGAGAAGCCCCACCAATGCAGCATCTGTTGGCGCTCCTTCTCCTTAAAGGATTACCTTATCAAGCACATGGTGACACACACAGGCGTGAGGGCGTACCAGTGTAGCATCTGCAACAAGCGCTTCACCCAGAAGAGCTCCCTCAACGTGCACATGCGCCTCCACCGGGGGGAGAAGTCCTACGAGTGCTACATCTGCAAAAAGAAGTTCTCTCACAAGACCCTCCTGGAGCGACACGTGGCCCTGCACAGTGCCAGCAACGGGACCCCTCCTGCGGGCACACCCCCAGGTGCCCGCGCCGGCCCCCAAGGCGTGGTGGCCTGCACGGAGGGGACCACTTACGTCTGCTCCGTCTGTCCAGCAAAGTTTGACCAAATCGAGCAGTTCAACGACCACATGAGGATGCATGTGTCTGACGGATAA